The segment CGTCACCGGCGATGCGCCCGAACACCACGGTGTCGAGCAGCGAGTTGCCCATGAGGCGGTTGGTGCCGTGCACCCCGCCGGTGATCTCGCCCGCGGCGTAGAGCCTCGGCAGCGTGGTGCGGCCCGAGGCATCGATGACGAGGCCACCGTTGCGGTAATGCAGCACCGGGTACACGAGTACGCGCTCCGTGGTGATGTCCACTCCCTGCTTCAGGTAGCGGTTGTGCACGTAGGCAAGCCTCTCGGCCGTGAAGCCCGGGCCGTTGTCGCGGTCGATGGCCGCGGTGTCGAGCCAGATGCCCATGGTGCCATCCGGCGCGGCTGCTCCGCGCCCCTCGTCCACGACGCGGATGATGGCATCCGCCACCACATCGCGCGGCGCGAGCTCGTCCACGAACCTCTCCCCCGCCGCGTCGTGCAGCGTGGCGCCGTACGAGCGCGTGGTCTCGGGCAGGGCGTAGCCCGCGAGGCCCGGCGGCCACACCGCCCCCGTGGGGTGGCGCTGCCACGAATCCAGGTCGCGCCCCTCGGCGCCCAGCGCCAGGGCCATCTCAAGCACCTCGGGCGTGGCGTCGGGGTGGTTGGTGCTCTTCTCGCCGATGCGGGCCGCCTCGCCGCCCAGCCCGCCCCCGGCGGCCAGCACCACGGCAGAGGTGGTGATGGTGGCCGTGGCGCCACGCCTGTCGCGGGTCACGGCGCGCCAGCCGCCGTCCGCGGGCCGCACGGCCTCCACCGCCTCGAGCGACTCGAGCGCCGTGGACTCGCGCACCTCGGCGCCGCTGGCACGCACGGCCGCGCGAAGGGCCTGCACCATCTCGGCCCCGGTGCGCTCTCCCGCCTGCAGCAGGCGGGGACGACGGGCGCCGCCGCACCGGATGATGCGCAGGTCGCCATCGTCATCGGTGAAGGGCACGCCGATCGACCCCAGCCACGCGATGGCGTCGGGACCGCCCTCCACCAGCGTGCGCACCAGCGCCGGGTCGCCGTCGTCGTGGCCGGCCGCGAGGGTGTCCTCGAAGTGGTCCTCGGTGCTGTCGTCGGCGGCGATGGCGGCCTGGATGCCGCCCTGCGCGCGACCGGTGTTCGATGCCCCCAGCGCGGACTTGGTGATCACGATCACCGACGCCCCAGCCGCGCGGGCGGCCACGGCCGCGCTCATCCCTGCGCCGCCCGAGCCCACCACCAGCACGTCGCAGCGCGCGCCTGTGGC is part of the Actinomycetota bacterium genome and harbors:
- a CDS encoding FAD-binding protein, which codes for MTATGARCDVLVVGSGGAGMSAAVAARAAGASVIVITKSALGASNTGRAQGGIQAAIAADDSTEDHFEDTLAAGHDDGDPALVRTLVEGGPDAIAWLGSIGVPFTDDDGDLRIIRCGGARRPRLLQAGERTGAEMVQALRAAVRASGAEVRESTALESLEAVEAVRPADGGWRAVTRDRRGATATITTSAVVLAAGGGLGGEAARIGEKSTNHPDATPEVLEMALALGAEGRDLDSWQRHPTGAVWPPGLAGYALPETTRSYGATLHDAAGERFVDELAPRDVVADAIIRVVDEGRGAAAPDGTMGIWLDTAAIDRDNGPGFTAERLAYVHNRYLKQGVDITTERVLVYPVLHYRNGGLVIDASGRTTLPRLYAAGEITGGVHGTNRLMGNSLLDTVVFGRIAGDAAAREALA